In the genome of Natronomonas salina, the window CCAGCACGACCTGCACGCGACGTTCATGCCGAAGCCGATCCCGAAGATCAACGGCTCCGGGATGCACACCCACCTGTCGCTGTTCACCGAGGACGGCGAGAACGCCTTCCACGACGGCGCCGACGAGTTCGACCTGAGCGACACCGCCCGCTCGTTCCTGGCGGGCGTCCTCGAGCACGCGCCGGCGATCACCGCCGTCGCCAACCCGACCGTGAACAGCTACAAGCGCCTCGTCCCCGGTTACGAGGCGCCGGTCTACATCGCGTGGTCCGACACCAACCGCTCGGCGCTGGTCCGCAAGCCGGCCGCGCGCGTCCCGGCCGCCAGCCGTATCGAGCTGCGGTCGCCGGACCCGTCGTGTAACCCCTACCTCGCCTTCGCGGCGATGATCCACGCCGGCCTCGACGGCATCGAGAACGACCTGACGTGTCCAGACCCGGTCCGGGAGAACATCTACGAATTCGACGAGCAGAAGCGCGAGGAGTACGGCATCGAGACGTTGCCGTCCAACCTCGGGCAGGCCGTCGAGGCACTCGAAGAAGACGAGGTCGTCTTCGACGCCCTCGGCGAGCACGTCGGCGAGAAGTTCGTCGAGGCCAAGGAGTCCGAGTTCCAGGAGTACCTGGTGGACGTCTCCGACTGGGAACTCGACCGCTACCTCGAGACCTTCTGAACAGCCGGACCGGAACCGACCGCCACCGCCCGGGGCGGTTCTCCCCATATCCTCCCATGGGCGTCGAGCGCCGTTATCAGCCAGCGAAAACGGGGGTGCTGGTTTATACGTTCGGGGTGTCTAGGGGATAGTAGATGAGTAGTTCCCGGGGCTGCCGCGAGGAGGCGTCGATCGCCGTCGAGCCGCCGGCGAACGTCCTCTGCCGTGCGCCGTCGTTCAGCCAGGGCGCCACCGAGATCTGCCCCGGTCTCGCAGGCGGCGACCGGAACCTGCTGCTCGTGTCGCTGTCGGGGAACCCCGAGCGGCGCCTCGAGGCCTGGAAGCGCCAGGGGGACCTGCCCCGGAACGTCGCCGTGCTGTCCGTCGAGCAGTCCCGCGGCGCCGCCGCGGCCGGCGGGTCCACCGGGGTCACCCGCGGCCCCGGCGGCTCGACGATCTCGACGGCGACCGTCTCGGAACCCGGCGACCTCACCGGCATCGGGATCAAGGTCAACCAGTGTCTGTCGGCCTGGGAGGACGACGACGTCGGGACCGACGTCTGCTTCGACAGCGTGACGACGCTGCTGCAGTACGTCGACACCCGCCGGGTGTTCCGGTTCCTGCACGTCCTCACACGACGCGTCCAGAGCGTCGGCGCGCTGGCCCACTACCACGTCGACCCCGGCGCCCACGACGAGCAGACGCTCGCGACGATCGAGGGCGTCTTCTCGGACGTCTTCGAGTACGACGAGGCCACCGAGAGCTGGACGGAGTTCTGAGGTCTGTTCCTCGCGACGACGGTCAACGACCGATCAGACGCATCCGGACCGGGTCGCGCGGGTGCATCGTCAGCGACGGCCGGAGTTCGAGCGGGCCGTCGTCGACGCGCTCCAGTTCGAACCGGCTGGCCACCGTCGCGAGGATGAGCTTCGACTCCAGCAGCGAGAACTGCTTGCCGATGCAGATCCTGGGACCGCCGCCGAACGGGAAGAACGCGAACCGGTGGCGGTCCTCGGTCCGGTCGTCGAGCCACCGGTCGGGGTCGAACGCCTCGGGGTCGTCGTACCACCGGTCGCTGCGGTGGACGACCCACTGCGGGAGCATGCAGAGGGCGTCCGCCGGCACGTCGTAGCCGCCCAGTCTGACTCCCTCGGTGGACTCGCGGAACATCGTGTACACCGGCGGATACAGCCGCAGCGATTCGTCGAGGACCGCGTCCGCGAACTCGAGGCGCGGAACGTCCTCGAAGGTCGGGTCGTCGCCGCAGACGTGGTCGAGTTCGGCGTAGAGTCGCCGCCGGTCATCGGGGTTCCGGTCGAGCAGGAAGAACGTGTAGGTGAGCGCCAGCGCGGTCGTGTCGTGGCCCGCGAGCAGCATCGTGACGAGCTCGTCGCGGAGCTGGCGGTCGGTCTGCTCGCCGTGCTCCTGGGCGCGCAGCAGAACAGACAGCAGGTCGTCGCCGGCGAGGTCCCGGCGCCGCCGCTCGGCGACGATATCGTCGAGGATCGACTCCAGGGTGTCGAGCGCGTCGCGGAAGGCGCGGTTCTCGTCGGTCGGCAGCCAGCTCGGCAGGAGGAACCGTCGGGCGTCCGGCTCGAAGCGCGCGCCGAGCGGTTCGAGGGCCGTCTGTATCTCCGCGGTGGTCGCGTCGTCGAGCGTGGCGCCGAACATGGCGTCGGCGATGACCGTCACGGTCAGCGACGCCAGTTCCTCGCGGACGTCGACCACGTCGCCCGGTTCCCAGTCGGCGACGTGTCGCTCGGCCAGTTCCACCATCCGCTCTGCGAGTCCCGCGATGCGCTGCGGACGGAACGCCTCGCCGGCGAGGTCCCGCTGCCGTCGCCAGTCCGCGCC includes:
- a CDS encoding DUF7504 family protein codes for the protein MSSSRGCREEASIAVEPPANVLCRAPSFSQGATEICPGLAGGDRNLLLVSLSGNPERRLEAWKRQGDLPRNVAVLSVEQSRGAAAAGGSTGVTRGPGGSTISTATVSEPGDLTGIGIKVNQCLSAWEDDDVGTDVCFDSVTTLLQYVDTRRVFRFLHVLTRRVQSVGALAHYHVDPGAHDEQTLATIEGVFSDVFEYDEATESWTEF
- a CDS encoding cytochrome P450, producing MSLDGRPPGPEGVPLLGNTHQYARDPFTFMSAVGRAYGDVAAFDLAGQRTYMLTNPADVERVLVGRADAFRKPVFGDDAIEDLLGNGLLLSEGADWRRQRDLAGEAFRPQRIAGLAERMVELAERHVADWEPGDVVDVREELASLTVTVIADAMFGATLDDATTAEIQTALEPLGARFEPDARRFLLPSWLPTDENRAFRDALDTLESILDDIVAERRRRDLAGDDLLSVLLRAQEHGEQTDRQLRDELVTMLLAGHDTTALALTYTFFLLDRNPDDRRRLYAELDHVCGDDPTFEDVPRLEFADAVLDESLRLYPPVYTMFRESTEGVRLGGYDVPADALCMLPQWVVHRSDRWYDDPEAFDPDRWLDDRTEDRHRFAFFPFGGGPRICIGKQFSLLESKLILATVASRFELERVDDGPLELRPSLTMHPRDPVRMRLIGR